The segment CCCTTTCATTAAATGAACAAGTAACATTTGAAAACTGTCCACACATGGTGTGTATTTTGCTGCTGTGCTCAGGCCGCGATTACACACAGGCTGCTCCAGATGTGTACACGAAGAACTTGCCTCACGACACAATCACAGGTTGGTTTAATACTTGTTTATTTTTACACACTTGTTAACTTGTTTACTTCAGTATGAGACGGTATTGGGAAAGGTGACAAGGTgacaatatttcacatttttctatgtatgtattgtgtttttattcattctattttattttttacaagAATGATTCTTGAtaaaaccatattattttcatttgtgtGAATACAACTAGTATTTATATCTTTTTACACATTATATGCAGTAGTAGAGTGTATTTTTGCAGTAGAACTATCAGTGCCACTTGGTGTAAAATAAGTTTAAATAAAGTTAGTTCATACCAGTAGATGTATGTTGTATTACAGTAGGTGTATATGTTGGTAGATTATTTTTGTAGTGTAGATGCCTGTAGACTATGAAACCTTGTCGCCATGTTAATGTTGTTGATGCATGTCTGACCACAGTGCACCTTCATCCCCAAGCACCGCTACACCCCTAGCTTTTTCTGTGTTGTAACACTGTGTTGTATGATTGTCAGTTGTGTTTTATGGGCTTATTTGTTCTGTACAGTCCCTTTGACTATTACCAATGttgtatgaaaacatttgaattgTAGGCTTGTTGGAATGTGTATAGTTTTGGGCTGTGTTAGATGGCCTTGTAGAAAATTGGCCTCCTAAATACAATGAGATACTATTGTGTAGAGAAATACACATAAGCTGAGTATCTGGTTAAATTGgtcaaatattttcatgaaaactcAATTCTTATTGAGTCTGTTGTGTATAAGTACGCTTGAATTTTTATAAATACTCAGTATATTAGATCTTACTTACATACCAATGAAAATGTCAAATCTTAGCTGGCATATTGCATAGATAAACTAACTGAAGTATATTGAGAGGTTCTATTTCAACACAAGGCAACTTGCTGTCTGTCTGATTGTTTCTCATTTCAcagataaaatataaataacatttaaactttgtgatatattttcacaattaatgGAAAATGACAAGATTCCCAAATGTGTTTGAGGGAAGTTGGTACAACTTTTTTGGTTGCTCAAAGGAAATTAGGATACCCAGTTGAGATGAACCAGTTATCTGTAGCTCTGTGTGTGCAAAACTTCTAGCCAAGAGCATGTTtgacatatattatacatttaGTGTAATATTGTATATGGATCTGGGATTGTTGCTGTACTGAGTAGAGACATCAATAGTATCACTGAATGATAATCATAGTGAGTCTGCCTGATGTATGACTCCAATACATACAAGGCTAATCACTAATGCCAACACTAAGATAGGACTGCAAGGTAAACCTACTCAAGATAAGTCGATAAGTCATCCTCCTGAAGTGTTCAGCAGCCCTCCTCAAGTCATTGTATTTGCATGCTGTACTACCTGAAAGCTACAACTTAATATTGACAGTGTCATGCACCTGCTAAGCCCTCTACTTTAATCATATACTACAGCACTGAACCCTGAGGATATCCACTTACATAGCTTAAAGGGCCAGCACTTCGACCATCTTGGTTTCAAACAATAGGTGAAAACCCTCAAGCTCCCAGGACTCTACCGGCCTTATTCCACGAGAGAAGTTTCCGCTTCAGTATCTACATTATTAGGCCTATCTTGTGGCACAAGGTCTtacttttttctgaaataagAACGAATGAACCTAATACAAACCGTCCGGGGCATTTCATGTATATGTTACATGATTATAAAAACAATTCCCAGTGGTAACTAAAATGTTTGAATGGTCACATATCTGCCAACTTCAATTCCCCAAAAAAGTGGAAATTAGaaatttaattgtgtctttgttttatttttgctaACTCAATTATGCCACTGAGTTTTTTTACGGAGTAGGTTGGTATGGCATGGCATGATTCAGTTGCAAAGGTTTTACACTGCTGgatagaaaaaaatatgtttttgcctGTGAGCTCACTGTGTGAGATATTGTCTGCCAAATAAATAAGCAGTAAATTATAACACTTGGAATCATTAACAGGATTTTGTACTAATTGTTGTCTGAACAAGTTGTGGAGGGCTAGTTTTCACTGCAGTAGAGATGGTATGTGACAAACAAAAGAAATCCCACCACAAATAGTTTCCGGTATTATGCCTGTACAGAGGTAGTGacatgtgtatatgttttctgtcaaaatattcagttattAATAGTATGTGCGTTAATAGTACATATTATGTATGTCAAGGTGACCGTAAATTTACAGAAAATCCATTTAAGGACTTCTCTGAAATCATCTGATAACCACATCTTTAATACTAGTCGTAAGGAAGCAAGTATAATGTGCTTCCTGTATGGGTGTGTCCTGCAGTGTGTTGTAGGGACATGGAATTCTCAGTATTTCCTGATCACAGTCTGTAACTAAGGAAGCACCTGCATGTTGACAGGCACAGGACACCACACTGTCTGCACAAAATGCCTCACCCATTACTCTTATCAGTGGATCAGTGTGCAATGTAACTTGCATTCTATGTTCCCTAGGGAGAATACAATCGCAGGTGTTTTTAAACACTGCAAGGTGTTTCTGTCTCCAAAAAGCAGTACCCATTTCCTGGTGTTTTAACAGAACAAAATTTGAAGAAACTCACATGCCTAGAGACACACAAGAGGTGAGTTGAACGGTTGATGGAACTCTCGGAAGGCAGTCTGAATGAACCTGGTCACCCATTCCGTACTCTTCATGTGATGGTGGGGTAGTCCAATGGTTAAAGCATGCAGTAGTCATGctcaagacctgggtttgattgcccacaatgtgggcacagtgtgtgaagcccatttctggtgtccctcatgATATTTCCTGGAAAATTGacaaaatcagcatataactaaactcactcactcactcacccacccaccctacTCTTCATCAACATCTTTGCCTAAATTGATCTGTGACCTGTGTGCTAAACACAAGACCACATGACCCCATACAACCAGTATCGTTTGATGCTATTACTGCAGAACATCCCATATGCCTGCCTCAGCAGTTGGCTATGAAAAGTCTTCTACGACACAAAAAAGCATTTATTTATTGACATGCTGTGGAAAATAGTTTGTCATCTTGCCAAAGTTTTATGATGAAGAACGTGAAAAGTGGATGAACTCTGACATAATGTAGTCGCCGAGCTGGAGAGTGGCTTAATCTTGTTGTCAGTATTGATTCCTCATGTAAATTCTTTAACCCTTTTGGAATAATGTCACACTGATTgcatttatcactgaaatacatGTCGTACACACAATGGGATATTTAGTCATTTCTCAGTGAAAATGAGTTCCAGAGTTTTGATGCTCAGTTTTCAAATGCCCTGGTCACTGTGACCATAAGTGGTCAGAATGTCTCAAACATCTATCACTATAAAACAAGAAGACATCAATATCCAAATGAGAGACATATGAAgaaaaaccaagttctatggatagttaacttctttattgcgttgGGTGCGACGTTTCAGTGCAGGTActgacaccgttatcaagcaagtgatgcatAGAATTGTAACATGGAGAATTATACATAGCTGCAAGTGATCTTTCATCTAAACAAGTTCTACAATGCCGTTCAGAGAAGTTATGAGAGACAAATGTCTGAATGAAGAATCAGTGCTAGTTCAGTAATTTACTTGTACAAGTCCTGTAGGTAGTGACTCTGATTGACACTGTAGTGTGCCACGAAGGTCCCCTGTCCTAAACAGCTTAATTTGTTCCCAAAGGTATGTTTTGATGATTGTGTTCAAGTTCCCCTCACTGCTGTGTCATATGGTAAGTGTTTTTCAGGAACCTGAACTCCTTGAAATGTCATCCATCTTATTATCATGTCTTGTATAACTTCATCAGAAAATGTTTTAGTTCAGCTATGGAGTCTGGAGCCTGAATTGTTTTACAACAATGTCTTTTAATCGTTTACAGAAGCTGtagaatctggtagattaaATTCTTTTGAAATCCTACTTGCAATATTATGTGAAATACTTCTGTGATTGGGATTTAGAAAGTTTTAAGCCCTCTGGCTTTTATAATGTTCAGACTTGAAACAGTCTTGTACAGAGTATAATTGCAGTGTTTAGACAGTTATGTAACCAAAGCCAACAGTTCCTGCCTCAATCCCAGTCCCTGTGTAATGAGGCGGTACTTCACACAGAACACACAACCAAATCTCTGGGGTAAAATGACCTGCCTGACATGACACTAAACAGTTGCGGGTGTAGTAGAAGCTAGGGACCAATCACCAATGTTTAGTCTGATGTGAAAAATGTCCTTCTGGAAGTATCACTGTTATTTCCATATGTGGAGACTCTTGATGCTTATCTGGCTGTTCTTTCCGTTGCCATTGTAGTCGGCTGCAAAGGCCATGCGATGAAGGCCATGGGACGTGGACCATGACCCATGTGCGACCTTGTGTGGAAGTGTCTAGACAGATCATGAGCTATGTTGTGGATTTTGCCCACAGCAAATATTCTTCTCTTAGTAAATATGGAAACTATGAAGTGATGCAATTTTTATGATGCTTATGATGACCAACTTCTGCCAAGACTGAAACGTTTGAATAGAAAAATTCAAATAGATATATCTTTGCCTTTTCAAACATAAGACAATATTAACACAAACTGAGACtaaaaaattattattattttttttttaaatttcatttacAAGTTACTCTCAAGTTTTCCATcatgtatctatctatatatccaTCCATTGATGTAAAGCAATGGACAACTGCATATCAGGATTTCAGATCAGATGAATTGTTTTAGCTTTCCACATCAATATTTAATATGGCCTGCCATGTTAGATTTCCTTTCCATGGCCAGATGAACCTTGAGGACATGTTTGAGAAGAAGATGTTTTGTTTGATCAGGATGTATCACTTTAGATGACCTGGTTTGATGGTAGATACAGCTCGTAATGCACAGCAGTACCCAGGTTATTGCttgcatgaaatatttcaacaaaatttcatcaaatACCATAATTTTCCTGAAATGTTGAGATGAAATATCCTCAAATGGTGCCACAAAGTGTATTTAGTTTCCTGTCAGATTTAACCAGGGATCAAAAGGTGTACAAACAGCTGCCCCTAGAATTACTGAGACTTACCTGCTTTCAGTGAGAGTATGCTGTTAACTTGGGATTACATCACATTGGTTGTTGGAGTTTTTCTACATTTATCACTATTTTTCTGAATCTTCCACCTTTATTCGTACCATTTTTATATCATTGAGAGTTTTTATTATATCATACCTGGTTTACATTTTATGGTGCGGTTTTGATCACATGTATAATAAAATCATATCTGATTAGTCACTTCTTAGCATGTTATTATTAAATTTTTAAAATAGCCTGTTATTTGTTTATGATATCTGTAAAATGGTAACATTTTTTTAATGAGTGTGATACCAGAACCCATTAATTTAGTATTTCAATGTCCTTTCACATTGGGTATCTATTTAGGTTGACATAACTGGATTTTTTATTAAAGTGGTGGTAAActgaacacactcactcactgctgtaTATCGATACAAGATGTTGTATACTCTGCAACATCATATCTGATGTACATTTTTTCAAATGTGTTCTTGTACACAAGACAGTTTTTGAGTTTGTTTCATAGTTAAAACACACGTTGTTCCAGGCACTGTTTCCAAGGCTCGTGATGGCGACGGTGGTGACGGTGACCCAGAAACTAAACGAGGAGTCACACGACAAAACTCTGCCAGTCGAGAAGACCTTGACCGCGTTGGATATCCTCAAAATGCAGACAAGAAAAGATTGTCCAATTTGTTTGATACCTTTAGATCTAGTAAAGATGTACCTGATAATGAACATGACATAAAACATGTGTCGTGTCGACGACGCAATGTCTCAGACTCAGATTCAGGATCGTCTTCTGATGAAGAAACACCTATGGATGTTGGCAATTCCAAGACTCATTCCTCTGATCAAATGTCATCTACTTCTGCAGCCATCTTGGCTCGAAACCTGTCTGAGACCGAGAGTGCCTCTGACTTGCACAGAGACCAAAAAGAGTCTCCAGAGATAAAAGTGCCTAATGGAGAAaccaacaacaaagaaacatctGAAGCAGCTGAAGCAGCTTCAACAGAACATTCCAGGAACTCCATGTCCCCAGAGAAACCCCAGATGACCCCGACTGAGGCTGTGATTTTGTCTAAACGCTTGTCAGGCCCCCAAGACCAGCTGATGGTGAGTCAACCATCTTCTTCCAATAGTCCTGTGTCTCCAGTTCATAACACGTCTCATTCTTTGGAACACAAACCCATGATTGTCCGGAGAACATCTTCTGAGAAGTCTGACACATCCAGCATGTCCTCTGCACGCACAGCTTCCCCAGCCACCAAAATGAGGCTACTGGACATGGCAAGTAAACGTGCACTAGAGCGGGAGAGTTTTGATCAGGAGGAGTCAGGCCATGACAGCCCAAGACACAAACCAGAGGATACCCCTTCGAATGGTGTCAACCGTCTTCGGCCTCAGCAAAGCCGGACAACGAGTGGAACATCGTCACCTGGTAGACGTGAGTACAGAGTATGCTCTCTGCATGACAACCCAGCCGCATGATTGTTTACTCTTATGACTTCCTGCTTTGTCTTCAGAGATAGAGTTGTTTGTCCCTGGTATGTTGCATCATTGTATCCATGGGGCTTCAGTGCTTTGttaatacatgtaataaaaacactttttaatttttttctaaaaaaatggTTATTAACTCCTGTTAAGAAATCAGCATCTTATATGCttcaataaaaataaaaaatgacttttcaaaatattctttgTAGCATTTTAGGTCATTTAATATCAATTTGTTTGGTTTGGGCAATAAATAATTCTAGGAGGTGCTTTTACTTCAAAATGAGTGAAGAATTTCAATACTTCGAACTCAGTTGCAATTCTTCTGGAAAAGAGTTACAAAACAACTAGTCAAGAAAATAATTGTTCTGGGAAATTTTAGTCTTTTAAAATCAATTTTAGAACAGAAATATTTCTAGGATGAAGTGATTCCTGTATATTCACATACCAGGCACTACATACGGATAAGCTAATCTCTGTCATGCTTTGCATGAGGCAACAAACCAAGGCTGAAATGGGAATAAAATCTATAAACTATTCATTGCAGACTGTGCATGAGAAATATCATGTTGAAAAGAATGAGGAAATAGTCCATTGATTGTTTTTTCATATTGTTCCAAGAATATTCATGTCCAAAGTTATTTTTTCACTCTTTGCATGATTCAATAAAGTGTATTTCATGCATGTCATATGGTTCATGTTTGTGAAAGTACCTGTTTACATATATTATGAAAATTGATCATTATTAACCTGATTACATTCTGTATTTGTTTTGGCTTTTCTACCAAGATACTATTGACCATAACAAACCCTGCTTGTAGTCTCTGCAGCATGTTGTTTAAATGTGCCATGGTAGTGCATGGATTATATGGATTATTAGATTTACAAGTATATGGTGGACAATTGTCTGATTAGCTGCTGCCACTGGgttgaattttcaaattttatccATGGTTTCAGATTTGAAAGCTTAGTCAGGTTGTTTTTAgtgtttttctttcagaaagATTTTCTTCATAAACTGACTTCCTGTTTTAGTTCACAAGTATCTGTTGCATCCAATAGGGAATGAGGGAATATGAGAATGTCATGTCAATACTGGCAGACAACACAATCCTAAACCGATGACTGACCTTTATGGTATCCGTGCTTTCATGACAAGCTGTTGTGTTGAGTGGTGATGAGTAGGCATTGATGCCATCCGATCTGTTTATTACAGTTTGCAAGTTTCACAGGCACAGTTTTAAagcacatgttttgttttgatctttCTGATATCGGGTTATGCCATATCTGCTGTGCTTGCATTGtatgtttgaaacatattttttttaagtttgaGCTTGTTTGTTTTATGATAGTTTGCAAAGCATCTTTGTAGCAGTAAGAAGTAATAATAGTTTATGTGAGTGCTTTAAGCCTTGTCGGCATTTGTCTCTTTGGAAATATGTTTAGAGTTGttaaataacataaaatatgtacatgCGTAATTTTGACTGGTACTGCTTTCTGTGATATTCCTTTGTTGAAGTTAGTCTTTATTTTCCTGGTTTGTCTTTTACTGCATCTTGATTTATTCAAATTGTCCTTGTCATTGAGTtgctgtttgtttatttgtcagatgagtTTGGTGAAGGGACTTCTGTGTATACTGCTGTAGAGTGGAGGTCAGACACAAGGGCTGGAGGGCCCCAATCCACAGCTGATGCTGTGGAGGAATTTCACAAACCATCACATAATCTGCCTTCAAATACTCACTCAATAACTCACCATTTCATGCACGAAAGCCCACCTCACTTTACCAATGACACTGATTCAAGAGAGATTACTCCTGCACTTGCCTCGTCTCTTTCAGAGCACGATAATTCTGGACATGCTATAAATACAAAGtctaatatttcaaatgttgaatctaacacaagggaggcaactcattCACAGCACTTGATGCATGATGATTTGTTGTCAGTTCATTCTGCTGATCCTCTTGTTCAAATAGGTCAGAGCAATAAGCTTCTTGATAGACAGAGCATTGAttcagatgtaactgttgacaGTAATGGTCAAAATATGTTTGAGGTTCTTAAATCAGAAGAGTACCCAGATGACCAAATTAACATTTCTTTGGATTCCTGTTCCATTGGCACTATTGCTGCTATGTCGGTtcaccagaaacaaaacatgatgCACACGAGTGATGGCACTGTTGTAGACCAGAAGACAAGGGAGGAAGCCATGGTTCCTACTGTCACCGGGTTCCATGCCAGTCCAGTAGTGAATGAGGCTAACTCTTTTGTTAATGTTGCCATTGAAGCTTCAACACCCAGCCATGCGGAGATCATGTTTGAGGTAACTCCATATGCTCTTACTGAACCCCAGCACGTAGTTGGTGCAGCGGTTCCTGTTCTTCAGCATCAACACTCTGAGATGCAGAATGTTTCTGAGTTGGTTGACCCTGTTTCAGGGATGTCTGTAGAATCTGTTCAGAAGTCTGGTGATAGGTCTGAAGAATATGAACTCTCAAGAGTGAAAAACAGTTCTGACTTGATAGAACCAATTTGTGGAATATCCATAGAGTCTCTACCCTTAACTGGTTCTGAGACTGAAATCAGCAAACCTGCTGTTGAACTGGAGCACAACAGGTGTTCATTTGATCCTCTTGTTCTGCTCAAGTCTTCAGAAGTCAGTCATTCAGAAAGAAGTAGGGAGTCCATTACTGCATCTAGTGATTCAGGGAGTCCTGATTATGATCCAGTGGTTGTTGACATAGGAATCAGTGAACTAATGCTTGGGGAACCTAATCCGAGGCTCGCTGTGATGGTATGCATGGAGCCCATAGGATCTGATTCTGGTCCTGAAGATGGAGAAGCTGATAATGGCATGGACTCCAGACAATCTGGTATAGAGAACTGGTCAGATATTGCAGTGTCAGGTCATCAGAGTGATGACATCCTCAGCAAGGAGATTTGTTCCCCAGGTATGGACACAACTCAAGCAGAGGTTCCTGTGTTTGAACCAAGTCAGAAAGATAGTCCTTTGGTTAATTCCACTTTGAAACAAAGACCTCTGATTGAACTAACTCAGTCACAGTGTCCACAGTCAGAATTGACTCAGACAGGTCACCATGTTGATTTCTCCAGCACTAATAAAAATTCAGATTCAGGATGTCATCCTCTTGTAGATCTTTCTATTCCAGGGTCAGAAACACAATACACGATTAACCTAGATTTAAGTGATCATGTAGCTATCACAAAATCTAATCTTGTAAATCCTTCAGAGAAGAGAGCTCTGGAAagctgcaatatttcagatatctcTGTACAGGATGGTGAACCTGTTTCAGGGCAACAGCAGCAAAATGCAGACTCAAGTTGTGATGCCACTGTTCCTGTAGCACAGCAACATAGCAAGTGTGCACCAGGATCAGAGGATCAGGTCCTTGATGTTACTGCAACTGCAGCTGGTGGAATAGAGAATAGTGCACTCTTTCAAACTACCAAAGATTTCAGTACTCACGTGCCATCTTTGACACATAGCAGCAATAACTCGGTAACCTGTTTTGATAGTGAGCATAGCTCTGACCTCTTTGATACAGACATCTTTACTGTTGTAAACTCTACATTTTCTCACAAGCACCCTGATGACACACTTTGTAACCAGTCTCACTCAGAGGAAAATATTTCCTGTCTCACTAACTCCTACAAGTTGTCCGACAGCTCTGACCCACATATACCATCTTTGTCTAGTGACACCACTACCTCTGTTCTACCTTCTGATGTTCATGCACAATGTAAATATCCTGCCTTCTCTTCTGACAACTTTACATCAGCCAGAAACTGGGGTCCATCCATGAATAGAGGTTCAGATAGTGATAATATACCCACCCATAAAAATGAACCATTAACACCTAAATGTATATCCAGTGTTCAGTGTGAGGATATAGATGAtgaatcagccaatcagatgaTAAAAGGAACACACCTAGATTCTGCCATGATTGTACCCCAAGATGCTGCTTCTGCTTCAGCTACCTCCCCTCACTCCTGTAGCGGGTCGGACAGTGATGTAACGGAAGTAGCAGAGTTCCCTCTGTATGTGTCACCAAGGCTATCTCAGGAGGCTCTATTATCTGATGAGCTGGCTGGAACACTGGAGGCTCGACTGTCTGGGGATTTGTCATCAACACAGGAGTCTCAGCTGTCTGTGGAACTGTTCTCAACACAGGAGGCTCGACTGTCAGGTGAGCTGTCAGAGACACAGGAAGCTCCATTGCCTAGTGAACGGTCAGGAGCAAAAGAGGCTCAGTTGTCTGAGTCTTCAGCTTGTGGAGCAGAGGAGTTAAAAGAGGCTGAAATGAAGGACACTAAAGCAGCTTATGATGGAATAGTAAATGGTCTAAGAGATGAAAAGGATTATGAAGAAATAACAGAGACTAAATCAGAACCATCTCTTCGGTGCCAGCGTATGATTGAGGAACACATGCCAGATGCCACATCCTCACCCAATCACTTACACAACACCATAGATGATGAGCACTTATTTCAGCTTCTATCCATGTCACGTCCTCAAGTAAGTAATTCTCATCCATCACACCATTCAGCCACTAGGAAGTCTAAAGATGACAGTGAACTGAAACATATTGAACCATCACTATCTACAGCGGTGACATCATCAGCTGCATCATCGGCTGCCACAGTTACTAATCTGTCTACCGTTGGACTAATAGCGAACAATGATGAAGGTGATCCCTTTGCTTCCCAACCAGTCAACATTAGTGATGCTGTACAGCGCTACCTACAGCAAGATGTAGATGAGCTATCAGACTGCCTCAGTGTCATCACAGAAAGAACCGAACCTGAAGATGATGACTTCTCTGAGATCAGTGAAGGATTAGATGACACAGTGGAGGATGAGGAACTTGATAGAGAAATAGAAAAGATATATCAAGCAAACATAAGCATTGAGAGTTACTGTAGCAGTGATAGTTTTGGTTCTGGATCTGCTGCCTCTGCAATCAGAAGAGCAAGGAGGGGACAGCAGaaaaaacatattgaagaggTTCTTGCTAGTCCATCTTCCTTCGAGCTTCCAGTTATATCAGAGGGATTATTGGACAGACCCATTCAATCAAAACATGAACCATCAGAACAAAAAAGTGACATTGAGACAATTGACAAAGTATCAATAACATCTGATACCATATCTGCCTACCTGAGTGATATGAGTTCTGTGGACCATTCCAACAGGCAGACGCCCACAAGCAGCATACTTGTTACAGAGGAAGAGGTTTCCATGAGGAACACTGATAGAAATGGCAGTGACACTGCCAGTGAGGATCAGGATTCTGCATGGTTTGATATGTCCCTGTCGGTGGATTCAGTTAAAGAGGTTCTCGCTGCAAAGAACTCTTTTCCACAAGATGCTTCAATGTCAGCTAGCACTGAAACTCTGTGTGATGAAGAACTCCCTCAGGATGATGTTGAAAATGTGGGTGATGACAGTTCAGCTCCTGTACCCCAAGTTCCTGAACCTCATATTCCTGAACCTCATGTTCTTAAAACTCAAGTCCCTGAGCCTcaagttcctgaaccacatgtTCCTGAAACACATGGTCCTAAAACTGAAGTTCTTGAACCTCAAGTTCCCAAAACTCAAGTTCCTGAAGCTGACATCAACTCCAAACAACCCGTGGAAGAAAACAAAGTAGCTCAGGAAAATGTATTTGAGAAAGAAATTTCTGACTGTCTTGAGCAAGTAAGCACAGTGAATGCCATTGACAATGCAGGTGTTCCTGAATCTGATACCACTTTCCCCAGCATCCCCTTAGTGCCTGGGCATGACCTTGATGCTTCTTCTCCACCTTCTGAAACCC is part of the Haliotis asinina isolate JCU_RB_2024 chromosome 6, JCU_Hal_asi_v2, whole genome shotgun sequence genome and harbors:
- the LOC137286245 gene encoding uncharacterized protein isoform X2, which translates into the protein MSVHQKQNMMHTSDGTVVDQKTREEAMVPTVTGFHASPVVNEANSFVNVAIEASTPSHAEIMFEVTPYALTEPQHVVGAAVPVLQHQHSEMQNVSELVDPVSGMSVESVQKSGDRSEEYELSRVKNSSDLIEPICGISIESLPLTGSETEISKPAVELEHNRCSFDPLVLLKSSEVSHSERSRESITASSDSGSPDYDPVVVDIGISELMLGEPNPRLAVMVCMEPIGSDSGPEDGEADNGMDSRQSGIENWSDIAVSGHQSDDILSKEICSPGMDTTQAEVPVFEPSQKDSPLVNSTLKQRPLIELTQSQCPQSELTQTGHHVDFSSTNKNSDSGCHPLVDLSIPGSETQYTINLDLSDHVAITKSNLVNPSEKRALESCNISDISVQDGEPVSGQQQQNADSSCDATVPVAQQHSKCAPGSEDQVLDVTATAAGGIENSALFQTTKDFSTHVPSLTHSSNNSVTCFDSEHSSDLFDTDIFTVVNSTFSHKHPDDTLCNQSHSEENISCLTNSYKLSDSSDPHIPSLSSDTTTSVLPSDVHAQCKYPAFSSDNFTSARNWGPSMNRGSDSDNIPTHKNEPLTPKCISSVQCEDIDDESANQMIKGTHLDSAMIVPQDAASASATSPHSCSGSDSDVTEVAEFPLYVSPRLSQEALLSDELAGTLEARLSGDLSSTQESQLSVELFSTQEARLSGELSETQEAPLPSERSGAKEAQLSESSACGAEELKEAEMKDTKAAYDGIVNGLRDEKDYEEITETKSEPSLRCQRMIEEHMPDATSSPNHLHNTIDDEHLFQLLSMSRPQVSNSHPSHHSATRKSKDDSELKHIEPSLSTAVTSSAASSAATVTNLSTVGLIANNDEGDPFASQPVNISDAVQRYLQQDVDELSDCLSVITERTEPEDDDFSEISEGLDDTVEDEELDREIEKIYQANISIESYCSSDSFGSGSAASAIRRARRGQQKKHIEEVLASPSSFELPVISEGLLDRPIQSKHEPSEQKSDIETIDKVSITSDTISAYLSDMSSVDHSNRQTPTSSILVTEEEVSMRNTDRNGSDTASEDQDSAWFDMSLSVDSVKEVLAAKNSFPQDASMSASTETLCDEELPQDDVENVGDDSSAPVPQVPEPHIPEPHVLKTQVPEPQVPEPHVPETHGPKTEVLEPQVPKTQVPEADINSKQPVEENKVAQENVFEKEISDCLEQVSTVNAIDNAGVPESDTTFPSIPLVPGHDLDASSPPSETLHPISNPSSQPNLHLQDQPVTSTSATAASPSSSPPEYVGVNPPVMSDRTSETESHGDDSGHISGTSAENTPEHKSRHHSHLSIPSLVLTSTSAEEPQDREEEDEDIDDLVATHKSLGSLRGSRGNLYSSLTDSRESLYSVYSDAGEINFGKIPATGEILFGLDYNYKTGALEIHVKQCKDIAPVDTKRNRSDPYVKTYLLPDKTRSGKRKTKIKKHTLNPTFDEVLRYVISKSEVENRVLWVTVWHHDRFGRNDFLGEVMIPMDCYKFGDASPKWYPLQDRLEAPDAQPVSYKGDLVLSIKFVTADNLENDGSRRGKSKKGKAPPRGELQVLVKEAKNLTAVRSNGSSDPFCKAYLLPEKHKSSKQKSAVVKRNCNPTWNHVFLFEDVSQEEMKDRSLELTIWDYDKITSNDFLGGVRLNLGTGVSSGKTVEWMDARGEEIAIWQSCMDRPNCWNDGTIGLRATMGKSEIRK